CCTCTACTGAAATAAATGCACTTGTATTGTATCCACAGTCACAAATAGAAAACATCACTTAAACACTAATTTTAGAAACTGCATCTCGTATGAATTTATGTTGTAGGAGATTGACGGAcaggcgctgctgctgctgaacctCCCTACAGTGCAAGAGTGTATGGACCTGAAGCTGGGACCGGCCATAAAGCTGTGCCACCACATTGAGAGGGTCAAGCTGGCATTTTATCAACAGTTTGCTACGTAGCTGACGGGGAATGAACATTGGCGTGGCTATATCCTGTTCTTTGTGTCAATCCTGTGAAAAAACGCTGTATTTTCCCATTCTGACTTTTTAAACACTGGACACAGAATCCTGCATTTACCGCATGGTGTTGGACAATCCTGGACATGAGATGGATGATGCAACATTTTCTGATCATCGAAGAAAGAACAAAGAACAGCTACATAGACAAAACAGTTCAGGTGCTGTTTAGGAAACGCATGGAAAAGGACTGAAGGGCAGAAGAATTCAAGGCACTTTGATGCCATAAATAAGTAAAAGCCTTTATTAATTACAGCATGTTttgcacaggaaaaaaaaacagaaaaagcaagCCATCATCAAGGATTTGCTTTCAAGCAACAGATTGGTTTCTAGCTATTCTCTAATAAaggcttctttatttatttatgacttCTGAATGCCTCGGAGTCTTctattttatttcctctttctttGAGGAAGAGTGAGTAACGCTGCCTTCCAGGCAACTccgaactgggaaatttccgacctccaactagaaaaactatcctggcacgccacctgaagtcggacttcctacttgtgaactcagAGAAAAAATATCTACCCCGACTTCAGgagtagcagctgaattacgtcacaaaacaatgagagaagatgactttatgagattctttactgtagccagctacctaataggcctaacatatttctacatcaatgtacatACAGAACAGGTTTTTCTATATGactgtatgtattattttaatttaaatacatgcaaatgtactttttgttgcttttttgtttatggtttacattgtgtgcttccatgggagctgccattcTTTTGTGACgtaattcagctgctactcgtgaagtaCAGGgtagtttttctagttggaggtcggaaatttcccagttccgagttgcctggaatGCAGCATTAGCCCTAGAACATTTGGTATCTGCCTGTCAACCTTTGGTAATGTCTGCTGGAATCAAATGAGGTGGTCCCGCCTCCTAATCAGGTGATTTCACACTCATGTCTAATTTCACTGAAAAGATGGTCAACATTTATGTCATGAAATTGTATACACTGTATATGACAGTGCACTGACATTGAagcacttaaaaaaaacagattgatgattacattattttcataatcattTAAGTAAAAAAGATCCAAGCTGTATCTTGGAGCACCAACAGATTGGAAGCATTTGTCTTGtggtttataatgtttttaagaAAAGACTTATTCTCAAAAACATTGTTAAACCCATTAATtaagacaaaaataattgttttcacAGTGTTCAGTTCAGTGTCACAGTTCAAGTGTCTTGAAAGCCAGAGGTAAGATTAAACTAGAGATAGTGATAATTGATTTGAAATAAGTCATAGGGAGCCATTGCAAGGTAAGGAATTAGATTTTAGTGTGAACACCAGATATGTGTACTATACCAACACCATTTGCAAATGTTATCCAGCTGGATTAAGATACAATCAACAACACATGTAAAGCGGGCCTTCATCTCAAGAGATACACTTGCTTTCTTGTTCAGGCTTCTACTGTATGTAAGGACAGTTTACAGTGCAAGGATTCTGTATTGCAAGCACAAGGAAAACCATGTACTGTATTGTGGTATGCAAATATGACAGTGCATGTttgtatatagtgtatataaTCAAGTATCTTCTAGTGCAACAGGGTGAttagagaaaaaaagagcaatTAACTCTTCCACATAAGCAATGTGTAAATGCCCTAAATATACAGTGCATTTGCACAGAATAGGCCTGAACTCATATGGAGTGTATGATTAAAACAATTTCAGCTATAAGTAATGTTATTTGAACCATTTTATATAATTGAAGtgtcttattttaaacaattaacTTAATGAAAAGTGTGATGTTTTAAAGATATTCAAAATGCTTTTGTAACtaagtttttcttctttttacctACCAATTGTTCCTGTAGTGTGATctattgtaatgttttgttttttttgcccccatttTGCTTGTAGTTTCCGCTGTATTTAATGGAACAGCGTTTTATTTCACGGTTGAAGAATATAACAGCTATTTAAAAAGACTGCAATTAAAACTGTTAACCTGATGTGAAGACTACCCCTGGTGTTTGTCATACATTTCCCAGCATGCAGTTCGTGGCTGCGCAGGCCTGTCACATGACGTTACGTCTGTCAACAGGAGTGGGCACTGCTGGTCAGGAAAGCAGCTGGAAGAAGGCGAGCCGTGACCTGCAATAattcacattcatttatttcGTATACCGACGAGCTGTTTTCACAGGCGTTCAAGTCACGAGCAGCCGGTGCACCCGCTGCTTTCAGCGGCTGAGAGAAAATATAAGTTTGCTAGCCCAGCGTTAGCTTAATGCAACTGAGTTAGTTAGCTTGGTAACGGTGATAGCATCTCAGCCGCTGGATCCCCTTTTTACTATGGGCGTTTGCCGGCACAATCCCCCCTCTTACTGGCTGACCTGCGCTGCACAAAACATAAAGTAACTTATAAACGCGGGATTGGTTTGTTGGAGTAGCGACATGACACGTGTGTAGCCCCTGTGCGTTACCGGTGTTAGCTCACAGATCCCAGGTCGCGCTAGGATaacgttgttttttttctgctgcaggACCTTCTATACTTGCTATTgatttttaatgttgcagctcgGTTCAAAGCGTGTTGACAAACTAGTTACAGCTGCGTAGGACGTTACTGCAAGGGGTTACTGTAAACCCATTTGACCGACGGCTTTACTTTTccaataacaaaacaatgacAACTATGTGTGTCTGAAGCAGAAGAATGAGCCCGCTTGGAAGGGAGAGGATGCCTCCATCTTTCACCGAAGACTGTCCAGCGTAACAATAGCTGACCAACTGCTGGAGGGAACTGGGAAGCACGCTGCAGTGTGAGAAGCTACAGCCCTCGGCTTTATTAATTAGTCTCGTGTGCCTCTTCTGTCCCATGGCTGCTGTTAGTGGTGTCAACATGGTCTCCCAGCTCGGAAACGTGGCACTGGCAGGTCCAGGAGGAGCGGGGCTGCCCGCTGTGACCTTTACCAACACGTCGGTGTCCTCCAGCCCGACGCCAGGTTCTGACAACCGGGGGTGCGAGAACGGCGCCTTGATGGACTCGTTTGGCATTTTCCTGCAAGGACTTCTCGCTGTGATGGCTTTTAGCACGCTGATGTGTGAGTATGACCAGAGGTCTGCCTGTGCCAGATATCTGACTCCAGCTGCTGATGAAACCGGGCAATGATCCAATAGCATCACTCGTTAATCAAATGTGATATTGATCTCAGCTGGGAGGCTCATGCCCCAACTCTGTAACAGGAAAAGGCAAACAGTAGTATGATCAAGAAAGGCTTTCTGTCTATTGGAAAACTAAATGTAACACTCCACCTGGTGACTACTTTATTGGCTGTAGTTGTAATAATAGCTGCTTACTTACTCTCTACACCTCCTGGCACACTTGACCTTTCCTGCTATGTTATATCTAGTCTGCCCCTATCAGGTTAAAACTAAGTCAGTACAATTCCTAACAGGGAACAGCTATTGTTCTCACGAAGGGTTTTTGTCattatgtttaaaatgtcatgAAAAATGTCATCTAGAGCAGTGGTAGAGTCAAAGACCGCTTAccttgtttatgtgtgttggAGGTTCACCCAGACGGCAAGAAGCACCTCCAGCTTCAATTCACTTGTGTGATACTGATTTGCAGacgacaaaaaaacacaatgtatcACAATGTATTTAGAATAATTTTTGCTGAGTGAGGTTTATTTACCTCAAGCATTCTTTACTCAATATATACCCTGtgactgcttcacaataaaagtcagTCATTTCTCTACTGACTACTGAACTAATGTGTGCGTTTTAAAAATATACTCACTGCACAAACTACTTTTTCATAACTGCTGTCCGCCAAGCTCATTCTTGTTTCATTTCTCCCTGTGAATCATCTGCtcaggtttgtttgtttccatgtCCAGCTAAGGTGGCTTTATGTTCGAGCTGGGCGGCTGATATTATATTTAGATCATTGGCATCGAAAGATGAAAATCACACTCTTGGTTTAGCCATGGCTCCATTCAGTCAGTGTCTGGCGCTAGCACTGACATCTGTGTGAGCTAATGAGAGCAGCctcagttttgtgtgtgtccatgcagcCTCGCAGCAGTGGGGAATAATCAGCATTTTAGAcctgttcattttcttttctttttttgcccgAGGCAACTCTCTGAGCTCCGCTTTGGCTTACTCCTCCCAGCTGCACGCAGGGTGTGTTTAGTCCAAAGTCACACTTGTGCTCAGAGCAGAAACTGAGGTCACAGCTCGCAGTATAACTTGCAGCATGAAAACACTAAAAGCCTTTTTTAACTGTTTGGGCAACACCACAGTATTTTGTGGAAGTTTTGAGAGGTAAGATTGTTTGACATGTTCTCTGTGAGTTAAGGGGCCCGTGAGGTACCACAGCTTTGAACAGTTCATTTAGAGAGAGTCTGATGTTGGGAAAAGTAAATCGGTGATATCATGATGTGGTTCCCCTCTCATACAGCACTGTGTCATAAGAGGGTAGTGGGGGTGTCATGGAAAACAAGTCACTATTGTGAAGAACAGCAAGAGCTTTATTTGTGTTGGACATTTCACTGCTCTCAATGATGAGCCTTCTTGCGTAACACTCCTCAGACTCTTTTACACACAGGACTTCTAAAACTCCCGTAACATCCCAGAGTAGCATTCGCATTGACACATACAGTAGTTGTAGTGTTTGTTACCTGGGGAACAATGTTTTGCACAGACTATCACTTTGCTACTGCAGATGAGTTTCATTCTGGACAGCTAGATCTTCATCACTTTATTACTACGTTTTTACACTTGACCAGGCTACTATTTAGATGATCAAACACTGAAGAATTTAGATCCACTTCTCTTTTTTTGGCCATCTTGAAAGAAACATCTCCCTGTTTCCTGTTAACTTAGCAGTGAGCTAAAAATAAGGGTATTGGATTAATAATTTTGTAGCTGTTGCACTGCATATGGTATTAGCTGGTTTAGGTCATGTTCTTGACTGCTAGCTCTACTTCCTCTGTGACCAACAACATTTGCTCTTGCTCAGTTCTTGTTCATAGATCACTGTCTCAtttctaaattataaatatgtCAGTACGAGGCGACATTTTCATTTGTAGTAAACAAATAGATAGGTTTACAAAACCAACGCAATGCTCATTGGACCTTTGACAGCTCGCAGGATGGTTGTAACTTGgttcaatgaaaacaaaagattttgtgattttgtgtttgtttgtgtttgtatgagtGATCTGTGGTAAAATCCCAATTTCTTTGTGGCCATCTCTTTCCTCCACAGTGAAACGCTTCAGGGAGCCAAAACATGAGAGGAGACCTTGGAGAATCTGGTAAGGCAGCTGAGCCAGCTTACATTCATTTCTCTGCAAAAGCATCAAATGAATCCCGGTGGGGTGCCTCGGATGCATTTCAACTGTCCGGTCTCTCCGCAGGTTCCTGGACACCTCAAAACAGGCCATTGGGATGCTGTTTATCCACTTTGCTAATGTCTACCTGTCAGACCTCACAGAGGAGGATCCCTGCTCACTGTGAGTCAATCATGTGTGTCACGATTCTCCTCAGAGCTCCATGATGCCTGCATGTTACATAAAGATTTCCAAGAAACTGTTCAAGTGAAGGAAAGTGCTGACTACTGCTTTAACTAACAttccctttctgtctttctcagttACCTCATTAACTTCCTGTTGGATGCTTCTCTGGGCATGTTGCTGATCTATGCTGGGGTGAGAGCTGTCAGTGCGATTGTAGAATGGAGGCAGTGGGACTCTCTGCGTTTTGGAGAATATGGTGAGGACCGTGTGGAAAAGTGGGAGCTCCAGCACATTCCTAAAATGCCTGTAATGCCCAATGGAGGGCAGTAGCTGCCCCCTCAATACTGCACTGCTGCAATGTCATGTCTTTCGTTGCCAGTGTCTTCTTGTTTCCCCAAAACACTTTGTGTCACACTGAAGCAGTGATATCTAATAACGATCTGTTCTACATGATCTAATTATATTCTCTCTAATTTTTTTGACAGTAactgtctctcttttcctgtgcgcatgtgtgtgtatgtgtaggagAGCCAGTGCAGTGCACAGCATGGTTGGGCCAGTGTATCCTCTACATCCTCATCATGATGTTTGAGAAAGTCCTTATCATGCTGGTCCTCCTCATCCCCCAGTGGAAGaaggtcagaaaaaaaaagacgttTTGGAGAATATGGTGATTTGAACGATTTGAAAAGACAGCAGGTGAAATGAGTGCCCATTTATATCATaatgatcttttccagttcaaGAGGAATTCTCAATACTTAAAAGTGTTGTAGTACTTTCCAGAGCCATTATTAACCTGCCTTTTGACCCTCTCAAGTGAATTAGtcgaggaaaataaaaaattttaacaaGACAACACATTTATATATAGTGTATTTGGACTAAATGAAGCAGCCCTATCTCTCACTCAGCAAGATCTTTTCACTTGTCTTGTTTGCaccatttgaaaacatttggtGGGTTTTGTTTTAGCTTGCTAAAGGTGCAGGGTATATTGGTAGGTTtagttataataataactttaattGTATAgcacttataataataataataataatagtataaaCAATGCATAAATCAAGTAAACAACTAAACCAGCTGCAGATGATGGCAGTTATCTTGAAGGCAAATGGTTAATAAGGAAGTTAGCAATGTAGCTAGGTCCTAGTCCATTAACGGCTTTGTATATAAGGGGGAGGACCTTAAAATCAATACTGAATGTTACAGGAAGACTGCAGTGCAGCTAAAACTGGATTAATGTGCTCTTTCCTCTTGGTTCTGGTTAATAGCctctcagtgtttttgtttggttgtttgtttgtttttttctttttttctgaaagcCAGTAAAAAGTGCATTATAGAAATGGAGTCTGCTTGAAATAAAAGCAGGAATCCATTTTTCAGAATCTTTTTGATTTACAAATGGTCATATTTTAGCTGTGTTTCAACATTATGTTTTCCTCACCATTTTAATGTGGGACTTAAATCTTAGATCTGAATTTAGGATAACACCAAGACTTGTAACCTCAGATTTAATGCAAGGAGttaattttataaattaataatttaatattaataaacattgataaacattatttcacattttttaggGCTGACTAGTAGGATATTAGTTTGACTTTAAGAAATGATTGCTCATCCATTTATTTAATGCCAAATCAGGCAGTGATGGAGTTTATAGCTGTACCATCATTTGCTTCAGGAGTGATGTACAGTTGCTTATTACTCAAATAACTATGGAAACAGACATTGTGCAAAGGCCTTTAGCAACAGTAAAACAGATGTCATGTTTCACAAAGACACAATCTCCAAGACATAGCTGACAATGTGTTTTCACTGGTGGTCTTGTGGTTAGGATTTGGCGCTCTCACCGTCGCAGCCCTGGTTTGGTTCCCGGTCAGGGAATGTCGTATGTCACTTACATCACGCTAATAACAAGAACTGTACTTTAGACGCACATGCAGGTGTACTCGAGTGCGATACTTTCCTGATTTTACACTGTATTTCACAATCTATTTAACAAAGTTAGTGCTTTTCTAGATACTATGCATGCTCATCATTGATCTAAAGTCCTACAGCGAGAAGGGGTTTATTTCTGCTCACAACTGCAGCTGACCAGTTTGAGGAATTTCTAGCTGAACATGTCCATATTTTAAATCCTGAATGTGTCTCACTCATATGCTGTACATGTGTGTCTAAAATACTATACAGTTTACTATCCAGTGTGCTGGCATAATAACTTGTTGCCTGactgggaatcgaacccgggccGTGGCGGTGAGAGCGCCGAATCCTAGCCACTAGACTATCAGGGACACCTGGAAGAGTGTGAGTTTCTCTGGTAGTGGTGGATCATAGTTGTTATCAAAAGCTTTTGTCAATTTTCTCTTGCTTCATGCTCCAGCACCCCTGGCTGCATGGGATTATAAAGTAATTAGTCTTTGTTAACAACAATTACCCCTCGGGGATCAGGTAAGTATTTCTGAGTTTTGATTCTGTAGGTGCTGCCTTCTGATAACTCTTGctatttctccttctctccatAAGAATATAGATCAATGATGAGCATAGTATTTAGAAAAGCACTATCTTTGTTAACTAGATCGTGAAATCATGTGTCTCGCTCAAACACACGTACATCTGAAATACTACAGTGTTTATTATCCTGTGTGCTGTATAATTAGTTTTTCCCTGAccgggaattgaacccaggccGCGGCGGTGAGAGCGCCGAATCCTAGCCACTAGACCACCAGGGACATCTAGGGGAGGGTGTTGTTGAAGTGTGTGCTAGTGGTGGAtcacatttgttatttcaaattTTATAATGTACAACAATGTGCAACACCTAAATGCTCATGGAGAAATTTTTTGTGAATAAACAAGGAAATGTTTGCTGTGTCATGTAGCCTGCCAGGTGAAAGGACATGATCATACTGATAGATTTTTAGCTTTTATTGTAAGACTTTTATCAAATGGTTTAACTAGTCTATGTTCATCAGAGTCAAAAGAATTGTCTTCATTCTTGTTCtgataaaagacagaaaagagctGTCAAAACAGTAGTCTGCAGATTTGGTGCTGTAACATAATCGGTGTGCTCCAGTCCCTCCCATGTTAAAGTGTATGTTTAGGTATGCATGGTTTATCATGTAAGTTTCTTATGttgtcacacacatgcatttatgTAGGGCCTTTTTTAACCCTCCAGTAATCTGAAAGTAAACTCAGTGAGAGTCACACTGGTTCGGGTAAACATCTCAGGCAGAATAAACCATCTGATTCTGTAACAAATATCACCCAATTTAAAAGGGGTGGTTTAGAACAATCCCTTCAACAGATCCCTTGATCAAACTATTACGTATGGTAAATACTCCTTTAAAACACTTTCCATACTCTTTCTGTAGATGTTTGGTAGTTTTTGTCTGATTCAGTCAGTGCTGTGAATGCAGAAGCTGTGGTGTTTTCCCTACTGACCTTAGAACTGTAAGTCTAAGGCTGGCTGTGCTGTCAGTGTTCTTCTGTATgcttatgtctgtgtttgttgtatatgtttgtgtCGCAGCTGGCTCTTCtcaaccccatagagaatcctGACCTGGAACTGGCCATCGTCATGCTCATCGTTCCGTTCTTCGTCAACGTAAGTCTGCTGTTACTACGGGTTTTTCTTTGTACCCTGATTTTAGAGCTCCTGCGACACCAATGTGTCTGGTGAGAA
Above is a genomic segment from Micropterus dolomieu isolate WLL.071019.BEF.003 ecotype Adirondacks linkage group LG18, ASM2129224v1, whole genome shotgun sequence containing:
- the stimate gene encoding store-operated calcium entry regulator STIMATE, whose translation is MAAVSGVNMVSQLGNVALAGPGGAGLPAVTFTNTSVSSSPTPGSDNRGCENGALMDSFGIFLQGLLAVMAFSTLMLKRFREPKHERRPWRIWFLDTSKQAIGMLFIHFANVYLSDLTEEDPCSLYLINFLLDASLGMLLIYAGVRAVSAIVEWRQWDSLRFGEYGEPVQCTAWLGQCILYILIMMFEKVLIMLVLLIPQWKKLALLNPIENPDLELAIVMLIVPFFVNALMFWVVDNFLMKKHRTKAKLEEREEDSRGNGKVRYRRALSHDDSESEILFSADDEMDESDEDDVRRLTGLKTVKKKKLRMGIPV